From Enhydrobacter sp., the proteins below share one genomic window:
- the cobO gene encoding cob(I)yrinic acid a,c-diamide adenosyltransferase encodes MTANDTDATRHKAKMEKRKAAQDAEVAGKTIEKGLLIVHTGKGKGKSTAAFGLMLRALGRGFRCGVVQFGKGAWQSGERTAVERFGDQVEWHTLGEGFTWETQDRARDVAAAERAWAATHKLMADPSIRMIVLDELNISLRYEHLDIASVVAALQARRRDLHVVVTGRNARQEMLDAADLVTEMVPVKHHFAAGVRAQDGIEF; translated from the coding sequence ATGACCGCAAACGACACCGACGCCACCCGCCATAAGGCCAAGATGGAGAAGCGCAAGGCGGCACAAGACGCCGAGGTTGCCGGCAAAACCATCGAAAAAGGCCTGCTGATCGTCCACACCGGCAAGGGCAAGGGCAAGTCGACGGCCGCCTTCGGGTTGATGCTGCGGGCTCTGGGACGCGGTTTCCGCTGCGGCGTCGTGCAATTCGGCAAGGGCGCCTGGCAGTCGGGCGAGCGTACCGCCGTCGAGCGCTTCGGCGACCAGGTCGAATGGCACACGCTGGGCGAGGGCTTCACCTGGGAGACCCAGGATCGCGCCCGCGACGTCGCCGCGGCAGAGCGTGCCTGGGCGGCAACCCACAAGCTGATGGCCGACCCTTCGATCCGGATGATCGTGCTCGACGAGCTCAACATCTCACTGCGCTACGAGCATCTCGACATCGCGTCGGTGGTCGCCGCCCTGCAGGCGCGGCGCCGCGACCTCCATGTCGTCGTCACCGGCCGCAATGCCCGGCAGGAAATGCTCGATGCCGCCGACCTCGTGACCGAGATGGTGCCCGTGAAGCATCACTTCGCCGCCGGCGTAAGGGCGCAGGACGGAATCGAGTTCTGA
- a CDS encoding CbtA family protein, which yields MLTRLLSVGLLAGLAAGLVVAAVQQVATTPRILLAETYEAVGAGQPVAAGAPPRLGEHVHGHVHDHGETSRLVFTGIMTVAAAIGVAFLLIAGMLFAGDPIDERRALAWGMAGFVAAGLAPAAGLAPELPGSAAADLVGRQIWWTSTVVATGAALWLMLRARHVALRLAAIVLLIAPHVIGAPHPHEFESRVPAELAAQFAALSLGVQALLWSCTAIAVGLLWPRFAPKRAR from the coding sequence ATGCTGACGCGGCTGCTGTCGGTCGGCCTACTGGCCGGCCTCGCGGCTGGGTTGGTGGTTGCCGCCGTGCAGCAGGTCGCGACCACGCCCCGGATCCTCCTTGCCGAGACGTACGAAGCCGTCGGTGCCGGCCAGCCGGTTGCCGCCGGGGCGCCGCCGCGCCTCGGCGAGCACGTTCACGGGCACGTCCACGATCACGGCGAGACGTCGCGCCTCGTCTTCACCGGGATCATGACCGTCGCCGCCGCCATTGGAGTCGCCTTCCTGCTGATTGCCGGCATGCTGTTCGCCGGCGATCCGATCGACGAGCGCCGCGCCCTGGCCTGGGGCATGGCGGGTTTCGTCGCGGCCGGCCTGGCACCAGCGGCCGGACTTGCGCCCGAGCTGCCGGGCAGCGCCGCTGCTGATCTGGTCGGCCGGCAGATCTGGTGGACTAGCACCGTCGTGGCGACGGGCGCCGCGCTCTGGCTGATGCTGCGCGCCCGGCACGTTGCGCTGCGGCTGGCGGCAATCGTCCTGCTGATCGCGCCCCACGTCATAGGGGCACCACATCCCCATGAGTTCGAAAGCAGGGTGCCGGCGGAACTGGCGGCGCAGTTCGCCGCCCTTTCGCTCGGTGTGCAGGCTCT
- a CDS encoding CbtB-domain containing protein, which translates to MVTTTVPVLKTADRSETLKVATVALALGLVLVFVTGFAHPELIHDAAHDVRHSLSFPCH; encoded by the coding sequence ATGGTTACCACGACCGTACCCGTCCTGAAGACCGCGGACCGAAGCGAGACGCTGAAGGTCGCCACTGTCGCCCTGGCGCTGGGCCTCGTGCTTGTCTTCGTGACTGGATTCGCTCACCCCGAGTTGATCCACGACGCTGCCCACGACGTCAGGCACAGTCTGAGCTTTCCCTGTCACTGA